From a single Candidatus Woesearchaeota archaeon genomic region:
- the zwf gene encoding glucose-6-phosphate dehydrogenase, with amino-acid sequence MKNYTIIIFGGTGDLAKRKLIPAINSIAKNNADFKINVLGIGRRTYTEEEYKNFLLQEKEIAKNMTINYFIADIEKEGSLNNLKNKLASIEDTTIDGRLYYLSTSYKLFETIAKSIHSCCINGKGFTRIIAEKPFGYDLKSSKKLNASLKKYFTEEQIYRADHYLAKETIENILRLRFSNPLFESVWNSKSINRIKIVVDEELGVGNRLGYYDDSGAIKDMVQNHLLQTLSLILMEPPKSLDENDFKKSKIEAIQKLFFKEEIITGQYAGYQEEVKNINPESKTETFVELKLHSKTKRWKGTEMILRTGKMLKEKKAYIEIEFKKEPCTLYCDIGSAPNKLFLHIQPLQNVELTMNTALLGEKMNLTPVKMTFCPTCEFKANSPEGYEVILKECLLGNKKIFMCDKEIDVAWRLTDKIISTIKNKDIKPIIYAPTSTGPSL; translated from the coding sequence ATGAAGAACTATACAATAATAATATTTGGTGGAACTGGAGATTTAGCTAAAAGAAAACTTATCCCAGCCATAAATTCTATTGCGAAGAATAATGCTGATTTTAAGATAAACGTCCTTGGCATTGGACGAAGAACATATACTGAAGAAGAATATAAAAATTTTCTCTTACAAGAAAAAGAAATAGCAAAGAATATGACTATAAACTATTTTATCGCCGACATAGAGAAGGAAGGATCATTAAACAACTTAAAAAATAAACTAGCAAGCATAGAAGATACAACAATAGATGGGAGATTATATTATCTATCAACAAGTTACAAGCTGTTTGAAACCATAGCAAAAAGTATTCATTCTTGTTGCATAAATGGCAAAGGATTCACAAGAATAATCGCTGAAAAACCATTCGGATATGACCTAAAATCATCTAAAAAATTGAATGCTTCTTTAAAAAAATATTTTACAGAAGAACAAATATACAGAGCAGACCATTACTTAGCAAAAGAAACAATAGAAAATATTTTAAGACTAAGATTTTCAAATCCTTTATTTGAAAGTGTGTGGAATTCAAAATCTATAAACAGAATAAAAATAGTTGTTGATGAAGAACTAGGTGTTGGTAACAGACTAGGATATTATGACGATTCAGGCGCCATAAAAGACATGGTACAAAATCATCTACTTCAAACATTATCACTCATACTCATGGAACCTCCAAAAAGCCTAGATGAAAATGACTTCAAGAAATCTAAAATCGAAGCCATCCAAAAACTTTTCTTTAAAGAAGAAATTATTACAGGACAATACGCAGGATATCAAGAAGAAGTCAAAAACATTAATCCAGAATCAAAAACAGAAACATTTGTCGAATTAAAATTACACTCAAAAACAAAAAGATGGAAAGGTACAGAGATGATTCTTCGAACAGGAAAAATGCTAAAAGAGAAAAAAGCATACATAGAAATAGAGTTCAAAAAAGAACCATGCACTTTATACTGCGATATTGGTTCTGCGCCAAACAAATTATTTTTACACATTCAACCTTTACAAAATGTTGAACTTACAATGAATACAGCGCTTTTAGGAGAGAAAATGAATTTGACTCCTGTAAAAATGACATTTTGCCCAACATGCGAATTTAAAGCAAACTCCCCTGAAGGCTACGAAGTCATACTAAAAGAATGTTTACTTGGAAATAAAAAAATATTTATGTGTGATAAAGAAATAGATGTTGCATGGCGATTAACAGATAAAATAATATCAACTATAAAAAATAAAGACATTAAGCCAATAATATATGCTCCTACAAGTACAGGGCCGAGTTTGTAA
- the pgl gene encoding 6-phosphogluconolactonase, translating into MKMKLIKVNNENELSEKGADIIVSALKLLGEQKKFITIGLVGGRSVSRIYELLAKKELPEWTKVHFFLVDERNVPHEDKESNYHLLRKHLLNELINKGQITEENIHPVNTSLDANSAKNEYEKELNKYGGFFDIVILSSGEDNHVGAIFPNKNYPENEKFTYFNDSPKPPSERFTATPSLLSKTKLGIVIFSGLSKKDALKHFLNKQIEKSLPEKTLQKISELIILTDQ; encoded by the coding sequence ATGAAGATGAAATTAATAAAAGTTAATAATGAAAACGAACTATCTGAAAAAGGAGCAGACATCATAGTATCCGCACTTAAATTATTAGGAGAACAAAAAAAATTCATAACAATTGGATTAGTAGGAGGTCGCAGTGTATCAAGAATATATGAATTATTAGCAAAAAAGGAATTACCAGAATGGACTAAAGTACATTTTTTTTTAGTTGATGAACGCAACGTCCCGCACGAAGATAAAGAAAGTAATTATCATCTCTTAAGAAAACACTTATTAAATGAATTGATAAATAAAGGGCAAATTACTGAAGAAAACATACATCCTGTAAATACTAGTCTTGATGCTAATTCTGCAAAGAACGAGTATGAAAAAGAATTAAATAAGTATGGTGGCTTTTTTGATATCGTGATACTAAGCTCTGGAGAGGACAACCACGTCGGAGCAATATTTCCAAACAAGAATTACCCTGAAAATGAAAAATTCACTTATTTTAATGACTCACCAAAACCGCCAAGCGAAAGATTCACAGCGACACCATCATTACTATCTAAAACAAAACTTGGAATTGTTATCTTTTCAGGATTATCAAAAAAAGATGCATTAAAACATTTTCTCAATAAACAAATTGAGAAGTCGTTACCAGAAAAAACACTTCAAAAAATAAGTGAGTTAATAATCCTAACAGACCAATGA
- the gnd gene encoding decarboxylating 6-phosphogluconate dehydrogenase — protein MSQVKKMKIGFIGLGKMGYHMVEHLLDKGHEVVVANRSQDKVKLLAEERGAIPSESYNDLVKKLDAPRIIWLMIPHTSVDEVITQINPLLDAGDIIIDGGNSKYTETMRRAKELKEKNIHYVDVGVSGGLAAAKTGYCMMVGGDKENFKKIEPIIKDMCIPNSYGYFGNNGAGHYVKMVHNAIEYGMMQAIGEGLDMIQNGPFQDIDQIKLTDVWNNGSIIRSFLMEMTNLGLKHNPGLEDVDGFIPNSGEGKWAVEDAKKHNVSIPVIAQSLQVRYDSETKKNYGTKVVAVIRDEFGGHGITKKK, from the coding sequence GAAGTAGTAGTTGCTAACAGATCACAAGACAAAGTTAAACTTCTCGCAGAAGAGAGAGGAGCAATTCCTTCAGAATCATATAATGACTTGGTAAAAAAACTTGATGCACCGAGAATAATTTGGTTGATGATTCCACACACATCAGTTGATGAAGTCATCACTCAAATAAATCCGCTTTTAGATGCAGGAGACATCATCATAGATGGAGGAAATAGTAAATATACTGAAACCATGAGACGAGCAAAGGAGCTTAAAGAGAAAAATATACACTATGTTGATGTAGGCGTATCAGGAGGCCTTGCAGCAGCAAAGACAGGATATTGCATGATGGTTGGCGGCGATAAAGAAAATTTCAAAAAGATAGAGCCAATAATAAAAGACATGTGCATCCCTAACAGTTATGGCTATTTTGGAAATAATGGCGCAGGACACTACGTGAAAATGGTTCATAACGCCATAGAATATGGTATGATGCAAGCAATAGGAGAAGGACTCGACATGATACAAAATGGACCATTCCAAGATATTGATCAAATCAAACTTACAGACGTATGGAATAATGGAAGCATAATTCGCTCTTTCTTAATGGAAATGACAAATCTTGGATTAAAACACAACCCCGGACTTGAAGATGTTGATGGATTTATTCCTAATAGCGGAGAGGGAAAATGGGCCGTTGAAGATGCAAAAAAACATAATGTATCAATACCTGTAATCGCACAAAGCCTTCAAGTAAGATACGACTCTGAAACAAAAAAGAATTATGGAACTAAAGTCGTCGCAGTAATTCGTGACGAGTTCGGTGGCCACGGCATTACAAAGAAAAAATGA